A region of Methyloversatilis discipulorum DNA encodes the following proteins:
- a CDS encoding MbcA/ParS/Xre antitoxin family protein, with protein MGAVADKGISASEDRGALARMIMTLLDHWKLGTEDQAALLGIAASNRAALARYRRGEPIGTSRDQYERVGHLLGIHKNLRLLFPQNRDLAYRWMSTRNRAFDNLTPVEVVKEWGFAGLLMVRAYLDRARGQ; from the coding sequence ATGGGCGCCGTCGCAGACAAGGGAATCAGCGCTTCGGAAGACCGGGGCGCGCTGGCCCGCATGATCATGACCCTGCTCGACCACTGGAAGCTCGGCACCGAAGACCAGGCCGCGCTGCTGGGCATCGCCGCCAGCAACCGGGCGGCGCTGGCGCGCTACCGGCGCGGCGAGCCGATCGGCACCAGCCGCGACCAGTATGAGCGCGTCGGTCACCTGCTGGGCATACACAAGAACCTCCGCCTGCTGTTTCCTCAGAACCGCGACCTCGCTTACCGCTGGATGAGCACGCGCAACCGTGCGTTCGACAATCTCACCCCGGTCGAGGTGGTGAAGGAATGGGGCTTTGCCGGGTTGCTGATGGTGCGCGCCTACCTGGATCGGGCGCGCGGCCAGTGA
- a CDS encoding RES family NAD+ phosphorylase, whose product MSLGDLFARLALAEVQRDVFRNIVSLRSSQDLFDDLTDDPAEWALAQKVESDAKPPPYRSPTPVLHRPFEDAEWFNAIAWPFQNWQASRFSDGRHGVWYGSESVDTTVYESAWHWRNGLLADAGFERESVAAERKVYVVGCAAALLDFRPLTADWPDLLHPLDYSFPQSVGARIHREGHPGLVVQSVRRPEGENFAVFNPAVLSSPRHHLQLTYRLDGECIVVEKTPGVAWFGIDAADFGRRAAG is encoded by the coding sequence GTGAGTCTCGGCGATCTGTTCGCCCGCCTTGCGCTGGCCGAGGTGCAGCGCGACGTGTTCCGCAACATCGTGTCGCTGCGCAGTTCGCAGGACCTGTTCGACGATCTCACCGACGATCCGGCCGAGTGGGCGCTGGCGCAGAAAGTGGAGAGCGACGCCAAGCCGCCGCCCTACCGTTCGCCCACTCCGGTGCTGCACCGTCCGTTCGAGGACGCCGAGTGGTTCAACGCCATCGCCTGGCCTTTCCAGAACTGGCAGGCCAGTCGCTTTTCCGACGGTCGCCACGGCGTGTGGTACGGCTCGGAGTCGGTCGATACCACGGTCTATGAGTCCGCCTGGCACTGGCGCAACGGCCTGCTGGCTGACGCCGGTTTCGAACGCGAATCGGTGGCGGCCGAGCGCAAGGTCTATGTCGTGGGCTGCGCCGCTGCGCTGCTCGACTTCCGTCCACTCACGGCCGACTGGCCGGATCTGCTGCATCCGCTCGATTACAGCTTCCCGCAGTCGGTCGGCGCGCGCATTCACCGCGAAGGTCATCCCGGCCTGGTGGTGCAGTCGGTGCGCCGGCCTGAGGGCGAGAACTTTGCGGTATTCAATCCGGCGGTGCTGTCCAGTCCGCGTCACCACCTGCAACTGACCTACCGGCTCGACGGCGAGTGCATCGTCGTCGAGAAGACGCCGGGTGTGGCTTGGTTCGGCATCGACGCGGCCGACTTCGGGCGGCGCGCTGCGGGTTGA
- a CDS encoding helix-turn-helix domain-containing protein: MSDLDIAEVAQRAGVSAATLRFYEEKGLIRSIGRRGLRRVFGNDVLERLALISIGRAAGFSLDEIGRMFAPGGTLDIDRRLLAERADELERTIRRLSALRDGLRHAAVCPAPSHLECPTFRRILRAAESKSLARRLPSPRKTV, from the coding sequence ATGAGCGATCTGGATATCGCCGAAGTGGCGCAACGCGCCGGCGTCAGCGCGGCGACCCTGCGTTTCTACGAGGAAAAGGGGCTGATACGTTCGATCGGACGGCGCGGTCTGCGCCGCGTATTCGGCAACGACGTGCTGGAGCGGCTGGCGCTGATTTCGATCGGCCGCGCTGCCGGCTTCTCGCTGGACGAGATCGGCCGCATGTTCGCACCGGGCGGCACGCTGGACATCGACCGCCGCCTATTGGCCGAACGCGCCGACGAACTCGAACGCACGATACGCAGGCTGAGCGCGCTGCGCGACGGCCTCCGTCACGCCGCCGTCTGCCCTGCGCCGAGCCACCTGGAATGCCCGACCTTCCGCCGCATCCTGCGCGCAGCGGAATCGAAGTCGCTGGCGCGACGCCTTCCGTCGCCCCGCAAAACGGTCTGA
- a CDS encoding class I SAM-dependent methyltransferase: MDASDTCADAQIALWNGPAADGWVQAQPLLDALFAPFSERLVEVARTRSARSVIDVGCGTGATTLALAEALGSGAHCVGVDVSAPMIAAAQARALASASAARFVCADAARHDFAPGAADLIVSRFGVMFFERPVDAFAHLRAALRSGGALHAIAWRGSDENAFMTTAERAAAPLLPGLPARRPGAPGPFAFADRTFVREVLAHSGWQDIDIHPLDVDCALPASELERYFTLLGPVGVALQQTDADTRARVIDVLHEAFRPYLAGGAVRFTAACWMVSARA; encoded by the coding sequence ATGGATGCTTCAGATACGTGCGCCGACGCGCAGATCGCCTTGTGGAACGGTCCGGCCGCCGACGGTTGGGTGCAGGCGCAGCCGCTGCTCGATGCGCTGTTCGCGCCTTTTTCCGAACGGCTGGTCGAGGTGGCACGGACGCGCTCCGCGCGCAGCGTGATCGACGTCGGCTGCGGCACCGGCGCCACCACGCTGGCGCTGGCCGAGGCACTGGGCAGCGGAGCGCACTGTGTCGGCGTCGATGTGTCGGCGCCGATGATCGCTGCAGCCCAGGCTCGCGCGCTGGCCAGCGCTTCGGCTGCGCGCTTCGTCTGCGCCGACGCCGCCCGGCATGACTTCGCGCCCGGCGCCGCCGACCTTATCGTGTCGCGCTTCGGCGTCATGTTCTTCGAGCGCCCGGTCGATGCGTTTGCCCATCTGCGCGCGGCGCTGCGCAGCGGCGGTGCGCTGCACGCCATTGCCTGGCGCGGCAGCGACGAGAACGCCTTCATGACCACCGCCGAACGCGCGGCCGCGCCGCTGCTGCCCGGCCTGCCGGCGCGTCGCCCGGGCGCGCCGGGCCCGTTCGCCTTCGCCGACCGGACGTTCGTTCGCGAGGTGCTGGCGCACAGCGGCTGGCAGGACATCGACATCCATCCGCTCGACGTCGACTGCGCGCTGCCCGCCAGCGAACTCGAACGCTACTTCACCTTGCTCGGCCCGGTGGGCGTCGCGCTGCAGCAGACCGACGCAGACACCCGTGCACGCGTGATCGACGTGCTGCATGAGGCTTTCCGGCCGTACTTGGCCGGTGGGGCGGTGCGCTTCACGGCGGCGTGCTGGATGGTGTCGGCCCGCGCCTGA
- a CDS encoding phospholipase D-like domain-containing protein → MRVLVTNADDDFRVKAYAGTSGVLLAMDVDASRRAGLLGFAIEQKEGTKKWQWLLNSLTFPGRAHTLEKWAATPSNLAPIQKFRWADYSIAPGTRCRYRVHLVYGSAERPELGESLELAVTTDDGKPKGHGVVFNRAVAASQAFGRKFPELDALLSRPENKDLPIEKWPAAPRDWLQNGLLDRLLAFIARAKDASWALDIAIYEYELKAIASAVRAAHRRGVQVRVLYHGKAGDEQTVQNEAALKSIPKAKKRARLTSKIFHHKYIVLSKLGRSGIRTPRAVLCGSTNFTENGVYRQANVVHTVDDKAVAAEYLALFDQIWAAPGDVAATRAWINEHNPVAPTGRIWAGFSPRSGGGDLAAFAELINGAKRDLLFATAFALPEPILDALLGQANDQVLRYGIQNSASRITGFHADRTAEFTTPALLSGGLEGWVKEGLRGQRGNLLVHLKAIVTDFTTDQPVILSGSHNLSASASSGNDENVLVIRGDTDLADRYGLEVLRFYEHYRFRYYAKLLKLKEAKPLSPDDSWADAYYRKGNLKMLSRLRFSGR, encoded by the coding sequence ATGCGCGTACTGGTCACGAATGCCGACGACGACTTCCGGGTCAAGGCCTACGCCGGCACTAGCGGCGTGCTGCTGGCGATGGACGTCGACGCATCGCGACGCGCCGGCTTGCTAGGCTTTGCGATCGAGCAGAAGGAGGGCACGAAGAAGTGGCAGTGGCTGCTCAACAGCCTCACCTTCCCCGGCCGCGCGCACACGCTGGAGAAGTGGGCGGCGACGCCGAGCAATCTGGCGCCGATACAGAAATTCCGCTGGGCCGACTACAGCATCGCGCCCGGCACGCGCTGCCGCTACCGCGTACATCTCGTGTACGGCAGCGCTGAGCGGCCTGAGTTGGGCGAGTCACTGGAGCTGGCAGTCACCACCGACGACGGCAAGCCCAAGGGCCATGGCGTCGTGTTCAACCGGGCGGTCGCCGCCAGCCAGGCCTTCGGCCGCAAGTTTCCCGAGCTCGATGCGCTGCTGAGCCGTCCGGAGAACAAGGACCTGCCGATCGAGAAATGGCCGGCCGCGCCGCGCGACTGGCTGCAGAACGGCCTGCTCGACCGGCTGCTCGCCTTCATCGCCCGCGCCAAGGATGCTAGCTGGGCGCTGGACATCGCGATCTACGAATACGAACTGAAAGCGATCGCCAGCGCCGTGCGGGCGGCGCACCGGCGCGGCGTGCAGGTGCGCGTGCTCTATCACGGCAAGGCCGGCGACGAACAGACGGTGCAGAACGAGGCGGCGCTGAAATCGATTCCAAAGGCGAAGAAGCGGGCGCGCCTCACTTCGAAGATCTTTCACCACAAGTACATCGTGCTGAGCAAGCTCGGCCGCAGTGGCATCCGCACGCCACGCGCCGTGCTGTGCGGCAGCACCAACTTCACCGAGAACGGCGTGTACCGGCAGGCCAATGTCGTGCACACCGTCGACGACAAGGCGGTGGCTGCCGAATATCTGGCGCTGTTCGATCAGATCTGGGCCGCGCCCGGCGACGTCGCCGCCACCCGCGCCTGGATCAACGAACACAACCCGGTCGCACCGACCGGCCGCATCTGGGCCGGTTTCTCGCCGCGCTCCGGCGGCGGCGATCTTGCCGCCTTCGCCGAACTGATAAACGGCGCCAAACGCGACCTGCTGTTCGCCACCGCCTTTGCGCTGCCGGAACCGATACTCGACGCGCTGCTCGGCCAGGCCAACGACCAGGTGCTGCGCTACGGCATCCAGAACAGCGCCAGCCGCATCACCGGCTTCCACGCCGACCGCACGGCCGAATTCACGACGCCGGCGCTGCTCAGCGGCGGACTGGAAGGCTGGGTCAAGGAAGGCCTGCGCGGCCAGCGCGGCAACCTGCTGGTGCACCTGAAAGCCATCGTCACCGACTTCACCACCGACCAGCCAGTCATCCTCAGCGGCAGCCACAACCTCAGCGCCTCGGCCAGCAGCGGCAACGACGAGAACGTGCTCGTCATCCGCGGCGACACCGACCTCGCCGACCGCTACGGGCTGGAAGTGCTGCGCTTCTACGAGCACTACCGCTTCCGCTATTACGCGAAGCTGCTGAAGCTGAAGGAGGCGAAACCGCTGTCGCCGGACGACAGCTGGGCGGACGCCTACTACCGCAAGGGCAACCTGAAGATGTTGTCGCGGCTGCGCTTCTCCGGCCGCTGA